Genomic segment of Octadecabacter arcticus 238:
ACGTGGATGCGTGCTCTATTGTCCGGGGCCCGTGGTGCTTGGCTCCCGGTCCATGGGCCTGGGCAAGATGGTGCAGCAACCCCGGGCCAGGTTTGATGTAGCGAGATGAGGAGTGTTTTGTCATTCGAGTAAGCCACAAATTGGCGTTGTTACAGGGACCCCGGCGTGGGGCATTGTCGCGACACCGTCTGTAACAGTGGTTTCATGCGGCATCAGCATGCCGGCCGCAGGTGTTGACAGAGGCCAAGATTGGCGTCCGGATCCTTAACCGGATGACCGAAATTGGCCGCCCCAACTTCCAACGCACCGCCTGAATTCCGTCTTGGGTAGGTCGCGTTCCGCGCCGCACCTGATCCATGCAACACGGCCGCAATGGGGCCTGTACGAAAGATATTTTTCCAAGCCAAAATCAGACGAGGCATTGATTTTCAATCCTCTCCATCTGGAAGAATTGCATCTTCCAAGACTAGACCTTCAGATCGTACGTCCGACCAAAACCCGTTTGGAATTTTCAGTTTGAAATGCGCTATGTTAGCCCTGACTTCCTCTGGCGACACAGCTCCAAACACGACCGACGTCACCTCGGGCGCGGCCAGTGGGAATTGTAGCGCCGCGGCAGCCAGCGGGATGCCGTGATCAGAGGCGATGGACCATAAGCGCTTGACCCGGAAGGCTATATCGGTGGGCACGACCCCGTACTCATACTTTGCGTCACCTGTCAAGCCGGTAGCGAGCACCCCCGAGTTAAAGGCCCCTCCAATCACCATTGAGGCGCCGCGACGGCCGGCTGGTACTATCTCCTTGTTGTAGATCTCCTGCTCCAACAAAGTGTAGCGTGAGGCCACGAGGAAAACATCGAGATCGGCCCCATCGAGGAACCGTGGTATGAGTCCGCGCTCATTAATTCCCGCGCCAATGGCCTTGATCTCGCCCGAGGATTTCAGTTCTTCAAGCGCACGGTATCCCCCGTGTTCCAGCTCTTGGAAGCGCGCCTCGAATGCGTCAGGATCGGGGAAATGCCCCGTGTCCAAGTCGTGGATGTAGAGCGCGTCGATCCGGTTGAGCCCAAGCCGTTGCAGGCTGTCCTCGTAAGAGCGCATGATCGCGTCATACGTGAAGATATGGTCGACCTCGAATTCAAGTGCATCGGCCCAACGGGATTGTGTGTAAGCAACCCGATCGCGCGGCGCGCGCAGCACGCGCCCGACCTTAGAGGTTAACGAGTAGTCCGCCCGCGGCTTGTCGTAGAGGGCGCGACCCGTACGATGCTCGGCCTGGCCGGTCCCGTACCACGGCGCTGTGTCGTAGAACCGCAGTCCACTCTCCCAGGCAGCCTCAAAACTGGCCTGTGCCTCAAGCTCTCCGATGGAGGCGTAGATCCCGCCCAAAGGGCAAGTCCCAAGACCCATCACTGGGATACGCAGATCTGTGTTGCCGACACGGCAAGTTTGATCAGGGGTCATGGCGCGGTCTCCAGGTCATCAAAGGATACAAGCCGCCCGCTTTCGGCCGAGCGATAGGCTGCCTCCGCGAGTGCATAGGTTTGTAAGCTGTCCTCAGCAGAAGTCTGGAAAGCGCGACCGTGACAAAGACTATCAATGAAGTGTTGCTGAGTGCGTGGAACCGAGTCCTGAATCTGTGTCCATGGCGAGGAGGTCCAGTC
This window contains:
- a CDS encoding aldo/keto reductase — its product is MTPDQTCRVGNTDLRIPVMGLGTCPLGGIYASIGELEAQASFEAAWESGLRFYDTAPWYGTGQAEHRTGRALYDKPRADYSLTSKVGRVLRAPRDRVAYTQSRWADALEFEVDHIFTYDAIMRSYEDSLQRLGLNRIDALYIHDLDTGHFPDPDAFEARFQELEHGGYRALEELKSSGEIKAIGAGINERGLIPRFLDGADLDVFLVASRYTLLEQEIYNKEIVPAGRRGASMVIGGAFNSGVLATGLTGDAKYEYGVVPTDIAFRVKRLWSIASDHGIPLAAAALQFPLAAPEVTSVVFGAVSPEEVRANIAHFKLKIPNGFWSDVRSEGLVLEDAILPDGED